A portion of the Plodia interpunctella isolate USDA-ARS_2022_Savannah chromosome 4, ilPloInte3.2, whole genome shotgun sequence genome contains these proteins:
- the LOC128669097 gene encoding uncharacterized protein LOC128669097 → MIRAFSNGVLSRSLLSQALINTRAPIRCRKPSPCDTCLFPQDKRPCFDIANVVVDRGNQCHAKFIRSFLYNHFWPREPSVVGLWMSLNSQYLDVLTDKYAHSGDRFIAYEKIARTGERKMIGVLVANKLFPWHADELEEWAHFTPSKPERHRMYFTAHCIKSPNLFKKYNVDFIYDVEVLTTASEVTAQGVGTLLLQNALLQAYELRYPLVQVVASSQYTARICEKCGMKREWEMDYTDFVDVYGQRVFFPRRPHHTVAIYVKYKDPKIGAIVPCKPQLT, encoded by the exons ATGATTAGGGCGTTCTCAAATGGTGTTCTCTCACGAAGTCTGCTGAGCCAAGCGTTGATCAACACACGGGCGCCTATACGTTGTAGGAAGCCCTCACCTTGTGACACGTGCCTCTTTCCTCAAGACAAGAGACCA tGTTTCGACATCGCCAATGTGGTGGTGGATCGCGGCAACCAGTGCCACGCGAAGTTCATCAGGTCCTTCCTGTACAACCACTTCTGGCCGCGCGAGCCCAGCGTGGTGGGCTTGTGGATGAGTCTCAACTCACAGTACTTGGATGTACTCACCGACAAGTATGCTCATTCAG GAGACAGATTCATAGCCTACGAGAAGATCGCCCGAACCGGCGAGCGCAAGATGATAGGAGTGCTGGTCGCCAACAAGCTGTTCCCGTGGCATGCTGATGAGCTGGAGGAGTGGGCTCACTTCACCCCCTCGAAGCCCGAGCGACACCGCATGTACTTCACCGCCCATTGCATCAAGAGTCCTAATCTATTCAAGAAATATAATGTGGACTTCATTTATGAT GTAGAAGTGCTGACCACAGCGTCCGAAGTAACGGCGCAAGGGGTCGGCACTCTCCTGCTGCAAAATGCGCTCCTTCAAGCCTACGAGCTGCGTTATCCGCTGGTGCAGGTTGTCGCTTCCAGCCAATACAC CGCAAGAATCTGCGAGAAGTGTGGCATGAAGCGGGAGTGGGAAATGGACTACACAGATTTTGTGGACGTCTACGGCCAGCGCGTGTTCTTCCCCCGTAGGCCTCACCACACTGTCGCTATCTACGTCAAATACAAGGACCCCAAGATCGGAGCCATCGTCCCGTGCAAACCCCAATTAACTTAA
- the LOC128669095 gene encoding histidine-rich glycoprotein-like isoform X2: MRPAVIWLSLLAIAVAEIAEEPWVEEEADEQYNEEVETHERSRREAYVEEPYEEHVRVKRRCYDEVVPDRHYRVRRSDEYARVPRQVHQYEVHEFTDDAYPSSLPYEEMLAASAEHYHRVYAVPGAPAPARYLSPDSTKGYKSDHHLDKGAKGHKTDEVHRKEYEEAAGKKHKHHDNAGHKGSHEEEAHGHRGSHFGEKKGHKKGHKTKGYHNKYHKDEFHKEHKFYDDFHKSGEHHRYGKFNAKHASNESGKKKAHHVNAGHDFVERGKKGYSNKGHLDEDHTGYKGGQGHEEHHAQHSQHGKKGGKEGGSQWGYEKKN; the protein is encoded by the exons ATGCGGCCAGCGGTGATCTGGCTTTCGCTTTTGGCAATCGCGGTTGCCGAAATAGCTGAGGAACCTTGGGTGGAGGAGGAAGCCGACGAACAATACAATGAAGAAGTCGAAACGCACGAGAGAAGCAGACGCGAAGCTTACGTCGAGGAACCTTATGAGGAGCATGTGAGAGTGAAAAGGAGGTGTTATGACGAGGTGGTTCCGGACCGGCACTATAGGGTGCGGCGGTCTGACGAATATGCGAGAGTGCCTCGCCAAGTTCATCAGTATGAAGTCCACGAGTTTACGGACGACGCGTACCCGTCTTCATTGCCTTACGAAGAGATGCTTGCAGCGAGCGCTGAGCATTACCACAGAGTGTATGCTGTACCTGGCGCGCCGGCGCCTGCTCGGTATCTCAGCCCTGAT AGTACAAAAGGCTACAAATCCGACCACCACTTAGACAAGGGGGCTAAAGGTCATAAGACTGACGAGGTCCATCGCAAGGAGTACGAGGAAGCGGCTGGCAAGAAACACAAGCATCACGACAACGCTGGACACAAGGGCAGCCACGAGGAAGAAGCGCATGGGCACAGAGGCTCGCACTTTGGAGAGAAGAAGGGACATAAGAAGGGACATAAGACCAAAG GCTACCACAATAAGTACCACAAGGACGAGTTCCACAAGGAGCACAAGTTCTACGACGACTTCCACAAGAGCGGGGAGCATCACCGCTACGGCAAGTTCAACGCAAAACACGCCTCGAACGAGAGCGGGAAGAAGAAGGCGCACCATGTCAACGCTGGTCATGACTTCGTCGAGAGAGGAAAGAAGGGATACAG cAACAAGGGCCACTTAGACGAGGACCACACCGGCTATAAGGGAGGTCAGGGTCACGAGGAGCACCATGCCCAGCACTCGCAGCATGGGAAGAAAGGGGGCAAGGAAGGAGGCTCGCAATGGGGATATGAGAAGAAGAACTAA
- the LOC128669095 gene encoding uncharacterized protein LOC128669095 isoform X1 — translation MRPAVIWLSLLAIAVAEIAEEPWVEEEADEQYNEEVETHERSRREAYVEEPYEEHVRVKRRCYDEVVPDRHYRVRRSDEYARVPRQVHQYEVHEFTDDAYPSSLPYEEMLAASAEHYHRVYAVPGAPAPARYLSPDVSQNAGQPIVPVGQPIQFAAPDVPVASKPLQYTSPPKPIQYAAPPKPTQYVTLQNPVQFVAPPNVPQPVRFVENPTVASKPVKFVTPNLPVNVAPNPVNDHVQFVAPPVASVSPVAPETPVLGPVPVQSAPVPQTKKLSGDQYGSAAQHHHGHHHAHGGGHSGHAGHHANRGGKSTKGYKSDHHLDKGAKGHKTDEVHRKEYEEAAGKKHKHHDNAGHKGSHEEEAHGHRGSHFGEKKGHKKGHKTKGYHNKYHKDEFHKEHKFYDDFHKSGEHHRYGKFNAKHASNESGKKKAHHVNAGHDFVERGKKGYSNKGHLDEDHTGYKGGQGHEEHHAQHSQHGKKGGKEGGSQWGYEKKN, via the exons ATGCGGCCAGCGGTGATCTGGCTTTCGCTTTTGGCAATCGCGGTTGCCGAAATAGCTGAGGAACCTTGGGTGGAGGAGGAAGCCGACGAACAATACAATGAAGAAGTCGAAACGCACGAGAGAAGCAGACGCGAAGCTTACGTCGAGGAACCTTATGAGGAGCATGTGAGAGTGAAAAGGAGGTGTTATGACGAGGTGGTTCCGGACCGGCACTATAGGGTGCGGCGGTCTGACGAATATGCGAGAGTGCCTCGCCAAGTTCATCAGTATGAAGTCCACGAGTTTACGGACGACGCGTACCCGTCTTCATTGCCTTACGAAGAGATGCTTGCAGCGAGCGCTGAGCATTACCACAGAGTGTATGCTGTACCTGGCGCGCCGGCGCCTGCTCGGTATCTCAGCCCTGATGTGAGTCAAAATGCGGGACAGCCTATTGTGCCTGTGGGACAGCCTATTCAGTTTGCCGCTCCTGATGTGCCTGTTGCTTCCAAACCTCTCCAATACACGTCTCCCCCAAAACCTATCCAATATGCGGCTCCGCCAAAACCAACCCAGTATGTAACTCTACAAAACCCCGTTCAATTTGTGGCTCCGCCCAATGTGCCTCAGCCAGTTAGGTTTGTTGAAAATCCGACTGTGGCGTCTAAACCCGTGAAGTTTGTCACTCCTAACCTGCCTGTAAATGTTGCGCCTAACCCTGTGAATGATCATGTTCAGTTTGTCGCACCCCCAGTCGCTTCTGTGTCTCCTGTAGCCCCTGAGACGCCTGTTCTCGGTCCTGTACCGGTGCAGTCAGCCCCTGTGCCGCAGACGAAGAAGTTGTCCGGAGACCAGTACGGGTCCGCTGCTCAACATCACCATGGTCACCACCACGCGCACGGCGGTGGACACAGTGGCCACGCCGGACATCATGCTAATAGAGGGGGCAAG AGTACAAAAGGCTACAAATCCGACCACCACTTAGACAAGGGGGCTAAAGGTCATAAGACTGACGAGGTCCATCGCAAGGAGTACGAGGAAGCGGCTGGCAAGAAACACAAGCATCACGACAACGCTGGACACAAGGGCAGCCACGAGGAAGAAGCGCATGGGCACAGAGGCTCGCACTTTGGAGAGAAGAAGGGACATAAGAAGGGACATAAGACCAAAG GCTACCACAATAAGTACCACAAGGACGAGTTCCACAAGGAGCACAAGTTCTACGACGACTTCCACAAGAGCGGGGAGCATCACCGCTACGGCAAGTTCAACGCAAAACACGCCTCGAACGAGAGCGGGAAGAAGAAGGCGCACCATGTCAACGCTGGTCATGACTTCGTCGAGAGAGGAAAGAAGGGATACAG cAACAAGGGCCACTTAGACGAGGACCACACCGGCTATAAGGGAGGTCAGGGTCACGAGGAGCACCATGCCCAGCACTCGCAGCATGGGAAGAAAGGGGGCAAGGAAGGAGGCTCGCAATGGGGATATGAGAAGAAGAACTAA